One Tumebacillus sp. BK434 genomic window carries:
- a CDS encoding M20/M25/M40 family metallo-hydrolase, whose translation MIQVNRERLIQEFMELVQIDSLSRDERNMADAVTAKLKEQGVEVVEDNAGERIDGNAGNLICTIKGDPSKKTILFTCHLDTVAPGKGIKPQLLEDRITSDGTTILGADDKAGIAGILEMVRALKEQNLSHGNIVLFLTVSEETGLLGSRHADWSKLPHVDMGFAFDSNGPIGKVVTKSPSQARLDIVINGRLAHAGVNPEAGISAIKVASAAISRMKLGRINENTTANIGSFHGGEATNVVCDRVEIKAEARSLDPAELDVQIAHMKETFEATAADFNTTAEVTVNKLYHNLRHEESAEVVQTAFKAIRMLDIEPSTMSSGGGSDANVLNGRNIPTVNLAIGYQKIHTVEEFIMLDDLETAAKLFIAVTQAV comes from the coding sequence ATGATCCAAGTGAATCGTGAACGACTGATCCAAGAGTTTATGGAACTGGTGCAAATCGACTCCCTGTCCCGCGATGAGCGGAACATGGCAGACGCGGTGACCGCGAAGCTGAAAGAGCAGGGCGTGGAAGTGGTGGAAGACAACGCCGGCGAGCGCATCGACGGCAATGCGGGCAACCTGATCTGCACGATCAAAGGCGACCCGTCGAAAAAAACGATCCTCTTCACTTGCCACCTCGACACGGTTGCTCCGGGCAAAGGCATCAAGCCGCAATTGCTCGAAGACCGTATCACGTCCGACGGCACGACGATCCTCGGCGCTGATGACAAAGCTGGCATCGCCGGCATCCTGGAGATGGTGCGCGCGTTGAAAGAGCAGAACCTCAGCCACGGCAACATCGTGCTGTTCCTGACCGTCTCCGAAGAGACCGGTCTGCTCGGTTCCCGCCATGCGGACTGGAGCAAGCTTCCGCATGTCGATATGGGCTTTGCGTTCGACTCCAACGGCCCGATCGGCAAAGTGGTGACGAAGTCTCCGTCGCAGGCGCGTCTTGACATCGTGATCAACGGCCGCCTGGCACATGCCGGCGTCAACCCGGAAGCGGGCATCTCGGCGATCAAGGTCGCATCGGCTGCCATCTCCCGCATGAAGCTTGGCCGCATCAACGAAAACACCACTGCGAACATCGGCTCCTTCCACGGCGGCGAAGCGACCAACGTCGTCTGCGACCGCGTGGAGATCAAAGCGGAAGCGCGCTCGCTCGATCCGGCCGAACTTGATGTGCAGATCGCACACATGAAAGAGACGTTCGAAGCGACCGCAGCCGATTTTAACACCACGGCAGAAGTGACGGTCAACAAGCTGTACCACAACCTGCGCCACGAAGAAAGCGCAGAAGTGGTGCAAACGGCGTTCAAAGCGATCAGAATGCTGGACATCGAGCCGAGCACGATGTCCTCCGGCGGCGGTTCGGACGCAAACGTGCTGAACGGCCGGAACATCCCGACGGTCAACTTGGCGATCGGTTATCAAAAAATTCATACCGTCGAAGAGTTCATCATGCTCGATGATCTCGAAACGGCAGCCAAACTGTTCATCGCCGTGACACAAGCGGTCTAA